Proteins from a genomic interval of Zingiber officinale cultivar Zhangliang chromosome 1B, Zo_v1.1, whole genome shotgun sequence:
- the LOC121973222 gene encoding kinase-interacting family protein-like, translated as MAALTTMTTSSHASGPAWLQAALADVEERVQALAVNVPDDSVSDSFAQRADNYYRKRPQLVALLHDLHNRYLYLANRYCLSLRRKHCLASFVSSDIHTDDDFDAAGSDAESFLSFQPVPLQLRRWLAAPCDVDMVLAEMVVASVERDLLAAEGADAERRKAESSRKIELQGSLVEVLEAERMVLLGENVSLGLRAASLEKEAQAVESELGFMRQRAAELAWALVQLRENQRMCLLGRKIEGLQAQVYGLELRNRELFLAIARREKEKREARAEVERLRRENRRAREMAESMRGRSWRSLWDRMRKLDWAPSSCAPHVKQ; from the exons ATGGCAGCGTTGACGACGATGACAACGAGCAGTCACGCTTCGGGCCCTGCGTGGCTTCAAGCGGCTCTCGCAG ATGTAGAGGAGAGAGTGCAGGCACTCGCTGTGAACGTACCGGATGACTCCGTGTCGGACTCGTTCGCGCAGAGGGCGGATAATTACTACCGTAAGCGGCCGCAGCTGGTGGCGCTGCTCCATGACCTCCACAACCGCTACCTCTACCTCGCCAACCGTTATTGCCTGTCCCTTCGCCGGAAGCATTGTCTCGCCTCGTTCGTATCCTCCGATATCCACACCGATGACGACTTCGACGCCGCTGGCTCCGACGCTGAGAGCTTCCTCTCCTTTCAACCCGTTCCCCTCCAGCTGCGCCGGTGGCTCGCTGCCCCTTGCGATGTCGACATGGTTCTGGCTGAGATGGTAGTGGCGTCAGTGGAGCGGGACCTGCTGGCGGCGGAGGGAGCGGACGCGGAGCGGCGGAAGGCAGAGTCGTCGCGCAAGATCGAGCTGCAGGGGAGCCTGGTAGAGGTGCTGGAGGCGGAGCGGATGGTGCTGCTGGGGGAGAACGTGAGTCTGGGGCTCCGGGCGGCGTCCCTGGAGAAGGAAGCTCAGGCGGTAGAGTCGGAGTTGGGATTCATGCGGCAGAGGGCGGCGGAGCTGGCGTGGGCGTTGGTGCAGCTGCGGGAGAATCAGCGGATGTGCCTGTTGGGGAGGAAGATCGAAGGGCTCCAGGCTCAGGTCTACGGGCTGGAGCTGCGGAACCGGGAGTTATTCTTGGCGATAGCGCGGcgggagaaagagaagagggaggCGCGGGCGGAGGTGGAGCGCCTCCGGCGAGAAAACCGACGGGCGAGGGAGATGGCGGAGTCGATGCGGGGCAGGTCGTGGCGGAGCTTGTGGGACCGCATGCGTAAGTTGGACTGGGCCCCTTCGTCGTGTGCGCCGCACGTAAAGCAGTGA